In Chryseobacterium sp., the genomic window AGTATTAAAATTGCTGTACTCAGGATTTGTTTTTGGGGAACGGTAGCGATGGGAATTACCGCATTGGTAGGGCGGTTTTTTGGAGTGAATGTAGCGTAGCCTGCTTTTTTATCAAGGGTAAGTTTTTGATTTACAGCAGGTATTTTGCCTAACAACTGTTAGTCGTAGAAGTACGACACTTTTCAATATTTACTCTTAAATATTATTTTAATCCTTTAAATACTTCTAAATTTGGTGATATAACCAACAACAAGTCACAAAATATTAACGATTAAAATTTACCATCATGGCAGAAAGAAATTCAAGAGGAATTCTAAAATTCAACAACGGTGAAGGACAAAAGCTATTAAAATTAAATTACAGTGTGTCCCGTGCTACAGACGTATCAGGAAGAGTGGCATCCGATCCTTCCAATGCGCTTATTAAAATTACAGTGGAAGCTACAGAAAAATCTGATATTCTGGAAAGTCTTCTTAACGGGAAGTACAAACCGACTGTAGGTGAGGTGACCTTTAATAAATCTCACGAAGAAGGAACATTAACAACATTAAAATGGACTAACGGCTATGTCATCCAGCATGAAGTAGATTTTGATGCAGTAGATGAGAATAGTATGTATATCAGCTTTATTATCAGTGCAGAGCAGATAGAATTAGGTAACTCTTCTTACGACGGAGGCTGGCCTACCCCATAAGAATACTACCATCATATAAAGCAGGACAGCGTCTGGGTAATAAGAAGCTGTCCTGCTTTTTGCATGCCGTAATATGGACAGAAGCTGCAATATATGATAAAAAAACCTCTTGCTTGATGCAAGAGGTTCATGAACATCATATAAATAGTGTATTTATATCAATATTCGTTCAAACAATATATCCAGATCTGCAAAGAGATGTATGGATTTTAAAAATTGTAAAAAAATATAATTTCTTAGAATTGGGTTGCCAATAGAATTGCTTTCTTTTTCGAAACCAATCTATCTGCAAATACTATTTACATTATGCTAATTTTACATTAATAGCGTTTAAACCCTTTTCACCTTTTTGTACATCAAAAGTTACTTTATCATTTTCACGGATAGATCTTGAAGCTAATCCTGAAGAATGTACAAATATATCTTTACTCCCATCTGCAGGAGAAATGAATCCGAAGCCTTTTGCTTCATTGAAAAATTTTACTGTGCCTTGTTGCAT contains:
- the tssD gene encoding type VI secretion system tube protein TssD produces the protein MAERNSRGILKFNNGEGQKLLKLNYSVSRATDVSGRVASDPSNALIKITVEATEKSDILESLLNGKYKPTVGEVTFNKSHEEGTLTTLKWTNGYVIQHEVDFDAVDENSMYISFIISAEQIELGNSSYDGGWPTP
- a CDS encoding cold-shock protein, with product MQQGTVKFFNEAKGFGFISPADGSKDIFVHSSGLASRSIRENDKVTFDVQKGEKGLNAINVKLA